In one Bos mutus isolate GX-2022 chromosome 19, NWIPB_WYAK_1.1, whole genome shotgun sequence genomic region, the following are encoded:
- the SMCR8 gene encoding guanine nucleotide exchange protein SMCR8, translating to MISAPDVVAFTKEDEYEEEPYNEPALPEEYSVPLFPFASQGANPWSKLSGAKFSRDFILISEFSEQVGPQPLLTIPNDTKVFGNFDLNYFSLRIMSVDYQASFVGHPPGSAYPKLNFVEDSKVVLGDSKEGAFAYVHHLTLYDLEARGFVRPFCMAYISADQHKIMQQFQELSAEFSKASECLKTGNRKAFAGELEKKLKDLDYTRTVLHTETEIQKKANDKGFYSSQAIEKANELASVEKSIIEHQDLLRQIRSYPHRKLRGSSLCPRESEPIQDPPSQAATTSDPEESADTDHYACRPSYTPKLIKAKSTKCFDKKLKTLEELCDTEYFTQTLAQLRHVEHMFRGDLCYLLTSQIDRALLKQQHITSFLFEDLVEVSDRLAEKQESTVSKPHHYVPPSESPEDCLVPQVLISVGSYKSSVESVLIKMEQDLGDEASREAAVMESSSFDPQENLDYLEMDMKGSVSSGESIEVLGTEKPTSVLSKSESQSSLTVPLSPQVVRSKAVSHRTISGDSIEVLSTCPSEALIPDDFKASYPSAINEEESYAEGGQGAIHFQAGISPPEAGEAEEGSSGLALLQTDASCCIGREAGALLVPLSTPGHTLSDEDGVVSVPPQRYWQKDQGFHVDFSVENASPSSRDNSCEGFPAYELDPSHLLTSLDGSKTSLDDHSDATSYGSSVASTSSDRTPSSMPPAGPSSERHKKRAGQNALKFIRQYPFAHPAIYSLLSGRTLVVLGEEEAMVRKLVTALSIFVPGYGRHGKPVKHWLSSPLHITDFQKWKLIGLQRVASPASASALHALSRYSRYTSILDLDRKTLRCPLYRGTLVPRLADHRTHIRRGSTYFLHVQSMLAQLCAKAFLYTFCHHLHLPAHGGEAPELAASRQASFLQLTLGLVHEDVKVVRYLAELLRLHYTQERRGTSQPALRFDYVPSFLYKI from the exons ATGATCAGCGCCCCTGACGTGGTGGCCTTCACCAAAGAGGACGAGTACGAGGAGGAGCCTTACAATGAGCCGGCACTGCCCGAGGAGTACTCGGTGCCGCTCTTCCCCTTCGCCAGCCAAGGAGCCAATCCATGGTCCAAACTGTCCGGGGCCAAGTTCTCTCGGGACTTCATCCTTATTTCCGAATTCTCTGAGCAGGTGGGACCCCAGCCCTTACTGACCATCCCCAATGACACCAAAGTTTTTGGTAATTTTGATCTCAATTACTTCTCTTTGCGGATCATGTCTGTGGATTACCAGGCCTCCTTCGTGGGGCATCCTCCTGGCTCTGCCTACCCCAAACTGAACTTCGTGGAGGACTCCAAGGTGGTGCTGGGTGACTCCAAGGAAGGGGCCTTTGCTTACGTGCACCATCTCACCCTGTACGACCTGGAGGCCCGCGGCTTCGTGAGGCCCTTTTGTATGGCTTATATCTCGGCAGACCAGCACAAAATTATGCAGCAGTTCCAGGAGCTCTCAGCTGAATTTTCCAAAGCATCAGAGTGCTTGAAGACAGGCAACAGGAAGGCTTTTGCCGGGGAACttgaaaaaaaactgaaagatttgGATTACACCAGGACAGTGCTACACACGGAGACAGAGATCCAGAAGAAAGCTAATGACAAAGGGTTTTACTCATCTCAGGCCATCGAGAAGGCCAATGAACTGGCCAGTGTAGAGAAGTCCATCATCGAACATCAAGACCTTCTAAGGCAGATCCGCTCATACCCTCATCGCAAGTTGAGGGGGTCCAGTTTGTGTCCTAGGGAATCGGAGCCCATCCAGGATCCGCCCAGCCAGGCAGCCACTACCTCTGACCCTGAAGAGTCTGCTGACACCGACCATTATGCCTGCAGACCCTCCTACACCCCGAAACTCATCAAAGCAAAGTCCACCAAGTGTTTCGACAAGAAGCTCAAGACCTTGGAGGAGCTCTGTGACACCGAGTACTTCACCCAGACCCTGGCGCAGCTCCGCCACGTTGAGCACATGTTCAGAGGGGACCTTTGTTACCTCCTGACCAGTCAGATTGACAGAGCACTTCTGAAGCAGCAGCACATCACCAGCTTCCTTTTTGAAGACTTGGTGGAGGTCAGCGACAGACTGGCTGAGAAACAGGAGAGCACAGTCTCTAAGCCCCATCACTACGTGCCGCCTTCTGAGTCTCCAGAAGACTGTTTGGTTCCTCAAGTATTAATCAGCGTGGGCTCCTACAAATCCAGTGTGGAGTCCGTGCTCATCAAGATGGAGCAGGACCTTGGGGATGAGGCATCAAGGGAAGCGGCCGTGATGGAATCAAGCAGTTTTGACCCCCAGGAGAACTTGGACTACCTGGAGATGGACATGAAAGGGAGCGTTAGTAGCGGAGAGAGCATCGAGGTTCTGGGCACAGAGAAACCCACCTCTGTGCTGTCGAAGTCTGAGAGCCAGTCCAGCCTCACAGTGCCCTTGAGCCCCCAGGTCGTCCGGAGCAAGGCAGTCAGCCACAGGACCATCAGTGGGGACAGCATCGAAGTCCTCAGCACCTGCCCCTCTGAGGCCCTCATCCCTGACGACTTCAAGGCCAGCTATCCAAGTGCCATTAACGAGGAGGAGTCCTACGCAGAAGGCGGCCAGGGGGCCATCCACTTCCAGGCAGGCATCAGCCCACCGGAGGCGGGGGAGGCCGAGGAGGGCAGCTCGGGCCTCGCTTTGCTGCAGACAGATGCCTCCTGCTGCATCGGGAGGGAAGCTGGTGCTCTGCTGGTGCCGCTCTCCACCCCGGGCCACACACTCTCCGATGAGGACGGGGTCGTGAGCGTTCCCCCACAGCGCTACTGGCAGAAGGACCAAGGGTTCCACGTGGACTTCTCGGTGGAAAATGCCAGTCCTTCTTCCCGAGACAATAGTTGTGAAGGCTTCCCTGCTTATGAGCTGGACCCGAGCCACCTGCTGACCAGCCTAGATGGCAGTAAGACCAGCCTGGATGACCACTCCGATGCCACCAGCTATGGGAGCAGCGTAGCCTCCACCAGCTCCGACAGGACTCCCTCCTCCATGCCTCCTGCTGGCCCCTCTTCCGAGAGGCACAAGAAGAGGGCAGGCCAGAACGCCTTAAAGTTCATCCGCCAGTACCCGTTTGCCCACCCAGCCATCTACTCCCTGCTCAGTGGGAGGACGCTGGTGGTCCTGGGGGAAGAGGAGGCCATGGTCAGGAAGCTGGTGACTGCGCTCTCCATCTTTGTCCCTGGCTACGGCCGCCATGGCAAACCCGTGAAGCACTGGCTCTCCTCCCCTTTGCACATCACGGACTTCCAGAAGTGGAAGCTTATTGGCCTGCAGAG GGTGGCATCCCCCGCCAGTGCCAGTGCCCTGCACGCCCTGAGCCGCTACAGCCGCTACACGAGCATCCTTGACCTGGACCGGAAGACCTTGCGCTGCCCGCTCTACAGGGGCACCCTGGTGCCACGGCTGGCGGACCACCGTACACACATCCGGCGGGGCAGCACCTACTTCCTGCACGTGCAGAGCATGCTCGCACAGCTGTGTGCCAAGGCCTTCCTCTACACCTTCTGCCATCACCTGCACCTGCCCGCGCACGGCGGTGAGGCCCCGGAGCTGGCTGCCAGTCGCCAGGCCAGCTTCCTGCAGCTGACACTGGGGCTAGTGCATGAGGACGTCAAGGTGGTGCGGTACCTGGCGGAGCTGCTGCGGCTGCACTACACGCAGGAGCGGCGCGGGACCAGCCAGCCTGCCCTCAGGTTCGACTACGTGCCCAGCTTTCTGTACAAGATCTGA